Proteins encoded within one genomic window of Lynx canadensis isolate LIC74 chromosome B4, mLynCan4.pri.v2, whole genome shotgun sequence:
- the LOC115518926 gene encoding tubulin alpha-1B chain isoform X2, which yields MRECISIHVGQAGVQIGNACWELYCLEHGIQPDGQMPSDKTIGGGDDSFNTFFSETGAGKHVPRAVFVDLEPTVIDEVRTGTYRQLFHPEQLITGKEDAANNYARGHYTIGKEIIDLVLDRIRKLADQCTGLQGFLVFHSFGGGTGSGFTSLLMERLSVDYGKKSKLEFSIYPAPQVSTAVVEPYNSILTTHTTLEHSDCAFMVDNEAIYDICRRNLDIERPTYTNLNRLISQIVSSITASLRFDGALNVDLTEFQTNLVPYPRIHFPLATYAPVISAEKAYHEQLSVAEITNACFEPANQMVKCDPRHGKYMACCLLYRGDVVPKDVNAAIATIKTKRSIQFVDWCPTGFKVGINYQPPTVVPGGDLAKVQRAVCMLSNTTAIAEAWARLDHKFDLMYAKRAFVHWYVGEGMEEGEFSEAREDMAALEKDYEEVGVDSVEGEGEEEGEEY from the exons CGTGAGTGCATCTCCATCCACGTTGGCCAGGCTGGTGTTCAGATCGGCAATGCCTGCTGGGAGCTCTATTGCCTGGAACACGGCATCCAGCCCGATGGCCAGATGCCAAGTGACAAGACCATTGGGGGAGGAGATGACTCCTTCAACACCTTCTTCAGTGAGACGGGAGCTGGCAAGCATGTGCCCAGGGCAGTGTTTGTAGACCTGGAACCCACAGTCATTG atGAAGTTCGCACTGGCACCTACCGCCAGCTCTTCCATCCTGAGCAGCTCATCACGGGCAAGGAAGATGCTGCCAATAACTATGCCCGAGGGCACTACACCATCGGCAAGGAGATCATCGACCTTGTCTTGGACCGAATTCGGAAACTG GCCGACCAGTGCACGGGTCTTCAGGGCTTCTTGGTTTTCCACAGCTTTGGAGGGGGAACTGGTTCCGGGTTCACCTCCCTGCTGATGGAACGTCTCTCTGTCGATTATGGCAAGAAGTCCAAGCTGGAGTTCTCCATTTACCCAGCCCCCCAGGTTTCCACTGCTGTCGTTGAGCCCTACAACTCCATCCTCACTACCCACACCACCCTGGAGCACTCTGATTGTGCCTTCATGGTAGACAACGAGGCCATCTATGACATCTGTCGTAGAAACCTCGATATTGAACGCCCAACCTACACTAACCTTAACCGCCTTATTAGCCAGATTGTGTCTTCCATCACTGCTTCCCTCAGATTTGATGGAGCCCTGAATGTTGACCTGACAGAATTCCAGACCAACCTGGTGCCCTATCCCCGCATCCACTTCCCTCTGGCCACATATGCCCCTGTCATCTCTGCTGAGAAAGCCTACCATGAACAGCTTTCTGTAGCAGAGATCACCAATGCGTGCTTTGAGCCAGCCAACCAGATGGTGAAATGCGACCCTCGCCATGGTAAATACATGGCTTGCTGCCTGTTGTACCGTGGTGATGTGGTTCCCAAAGATGTCAATGCTGCCATTGCCACCATCAAGACCAAGCGCAGCATCCAGTTTGTGGACTGGTGCCCCACTGGCTTCAAAGTTGGCATTAATTACCAGCCTCCCACTGTGGTACCTGGTGGAGACCTGGCCAAAGTACAGCGAGCTGTGTGCATGCTGAGCAACACCACAGCCATTGCTGAGGCCTGGGCTCGCCTGGACCACAAGTTTGACCTGATGTATGCCAAGCGTGCCTTTGTTCACTGGTATGTGGGTGAGGGCATGGAGGAAGGAGAGTTTTCTGAGGCCCGTGAGGACATGGCTGCCCTTGAGAAGGATTATGAGGAGGTTGGTGTGGATTCTGTTGAAGGAGAgggtgaagaggaaggagaggaatacTAA
- the LOC115518926 gene encoding tubulin alpha-1B chain isoform X1 → MRECISIHVGQAGVQIGNACWELYCLEHGIQPDGQMPSDKTIGGGDDSFNTFFSETGAGKHVPRAVFVDLEPTVIDEVRTGTYRQLFHPEQLITGKEDAANNYARGHYTIGKEIIDLVLDRIRKLADQCTGLQGFLVFHSFGGGTGSGFTSLLMERLSVDYGKKSKLEFSIYPAPQVSTAVVEPYNSILTTHTTLEHSDCAFMVDNEAIYDICRRNLDIERPTYTNLNRLISQIVSSITASLRFDGALNVDLTEFQTNLVPYPRIHFPLATYAPVISAEKAYHEQLSVAEITNACFEPANQMVKCDPRHGKYMACCLLYRGDVVPKDVNAAIATIKTKRSIQFVDWCPTGFKVGINYQPPTVVPGGDLAKVQRAVCMLSNTTAIAEAWARLDHKFDLMYAKRAFVHWYVGEGMEEGEFSEAREDMAALEKDYEEVGVDSVEGEGEEEGEEY, encoded by the exons ATG CGTGAGTGCATCTCCATCCACGTTGGCCAGGCTGGTGTTCAGATCGGCAATGCCTGCTGGGAGCTCTATTGCCTGGAACACGGCATCCAGCCCGATGGCCAGATGCCAAGTGACAAGACCATTGGGGGAGGAGATGACTCCTTCAACACCTTCTTCAGTGAGACGGGAGCTGGCAAGCATGTGCCCAGGGCAGTGTTTGTAGACCTGGAACCCACAGTCATTG atGAAGTTCGCACTGGCACCTACCGCCAGCTCTTCCATCCTGAGCAGCTCATCACGGGCAAGGAAGATGCTGCCAATAACTATGCCCGAGGGCACTACACCATCGGCAAGGAGATCATCGACCTTGTCTTGGACCGAATTCGGAAACTG GCCGACCAGTGCACGGGTCTTCAGGGCTTCTTGGTTTTCCACAGCTTTGGAGGGGGAACTGGTTCCGGGTTCACCTCCCTGCTGATGGAACGTCTCTCTGTCGATTATGGCAAGAAGTCCAAGCTGGAGTTCTCCATTTACCCAGCCCCCCAGGTTTCCACTGCTGTCGTTGAGCCCTACAACTCCATCCTCACTACCCACACCACCCTGGAGCACTCTGATTGTGCCTTCATGGTAGACAACGAGGCCATCTATGACATCTGTCGTAGAAACCTCGATATTGAACGCCCAACCTACACTAACCTTAACCGCCTTATTAGCCAGATTGTGTCTTCCATCACTGCTTCCCTCAGATTTGATGGAGCCCTGAATGTTGACCTGACAGAATTCCAGACCAACCTGGTGCCCTATCCCCGCATCCACTTCCCTCTGGCCACATATGCCCCTGTCATCTCTGCTGAGAAAGCCTACCATGAACAGCTTTCTGTAGCAGAGATCACCAATGCGTGCTTTGAGCCAGCCAACCAGATGGTGAAATGCGACCCTCGCCATGGTAAATACATGGCTTGCTGCCTGTTGTACCGTGGTGATGTGGTTCCCAAAGATGTCAATGCTGCCATTGCCACCATCAAGACCAAGCGCAGCATCCAGTTTGTGGACTGGTGCCCCACTGGCTTCAAAGTTGGCATTAATTACCAGCCTCCCACTGTGGTACCTGGTGGAGACCTGGCCAAAGTACAGCGAGCTGTGTGCATGCTGAGCAACACCACAGCCATTGCTGAGGCCTGGGCTCGCCTGGACCACAAGTTTGACCTGATGTATGCCAAGCGTGCCTTTGTTCACTGGTATGTGGGTGAGGGCATGGAGGAAGGAGAGTTTTCTGAGGCCCGTGAGGACATGGCTGCCCTTGAGAAGGATTATGAGGAGGTTGGTGTGGATTCTGTTGAAGGAGAgggtgaagaggaaggagaggaatacTAA